From a region of the Triticum aestivum cultivar Chinese Spring chromosome 7D, IWGSC CS RefSeq v2.1, whole genome shotgun sequence genome:
- the LOC123167750 gene encoding WAT1-related protein At5g64700, with translation MSEGDVTPAVAAMAAAEARRRRSRDKAERVALPAGMVLVQLLTVGTMLLSKVALNRGMHPLVLLAYRNLVAAVAAAPLAAVFEREMWKKVNLAVLGWISINALFGVLLAMGLYYWGLRDTSAAYAVNFLNLIPVATFLIAVALRAERLSLSHWPGRMELLGAAVGVAGTMVVTFCKGTRLPLPHLHFHHHSHAGAPTAAPHGARDMAAGTLCLCGSCVSYALWFVVQARVAKVFPSRYWATALTCAAGSLQSAAAAAVAFALTPTGDRHGWAAEWRLGWDLRLVTVVYSGVFNTGATFVLVSWAVARRGPVYPPMFNSLSLVVTAAVDAVFLGTDLYLGGVLGAALVVVGLYAFLWGKRKELDAAAKGDDREQGLRRGDRDTDDGIA, from the exons ATGTCGGAGGGCGACGTGACGCCGGCAGTGGCCGCCATGGCTGCAgcggaggcgaggaggaggaggagtagggaCAAGGCGGAGCGGGTGGCGCTGCCGGCCGGCATGGTGCTGGTGCAGCTGCTGACGGTGGGCACCATGCTGCTGTCCAAGGTGGCCCTGAACCGCGGGATGCACCCCCTGGTCCTGCTCGCCTACCgcaacctcgtcgccgccgtcgccgccgcccccctcgccgccgtctTCGAGAG GGAGATGTGGAAGAAGGTGAACCTCGCCGTGCTGGGCTGGATCTCCATCAACGCTTTGTTCGG AGTTTTGCTGGCGATGGGGCTGTACTACTGGGGCCTGCGGGACACCAGCGCCGCCTACGCCGTCAACTTCCTCAACCTCATCCCCGTGGCCACTTTCCTCATCGCCGTCGCGCTGCGGGCCgagcgcctctccctctcccactggCCCGGTAGGATGGAGCTCCTGGGCGCGGCGGTGGGCGTCGCCGGCACCATGGTGGTCACCTTCTGCAAGGGCACTCGCCTCCCGCTGCCGCACCTCCACTTCCACCACCACTCCCACGCCGGCGCGCCGACGGCCGCGCCACACGGCGCCCGCGACATGGCCGCCGGCACGCTGTGCCTGTGCGGGAGCTGCGTCAGCTACGCGCTCTGGTTCGTGGTGCAGGCCAGGGTCGCCAAGGTGTTCCCGTCCCGGTACTGGGCCACCGCGCTCACCTGCGCCGCGGGCAGCCTGCAGtccgccgcggccgcggccgtcgCGTTCGCCCTCACCCCCACCGGCGACAGACATGGCTGGGCGGCGGAGTGGAGGCTGGGGTGGGACCTGCGCCTGGTCACGGTGGTGTACTCCGGGGTGTTCAACACGGGCGCCACGTTCGTGCTCGTGTCGTGGGCGGTGGCGCGCCGCGGGCCGGTGTACCCGCCCATGTTCAACTCGCTATCGCTGGTGGTcaccgccgccgtcgacgccgTGTTTCTCGGCACCGACCTCTACCTCGGCGGTGTTCTCGGGGCGGCGCTCGTTGTCGTAGGCCTCTACGCATTCCTGTGGGGCAAGCGCAAGGAGCTCGACGCTGCCGCCAAAGGGGACGACCGCGAGCAGGGGCTGCGGCGAGGAGACAGAGACACCGACGATGGCATCGCCTAG